GCCGAGTCGCCGACGAGGAGCACCGGGATCCCGGCCTCGTCGAAGACGGACGCGGTCATCGCGTCGTAGGCGGTGAGCATGGGCCACTTCTCGCCCCGCTCCTTGGCGAGGGCGATGTCGCGGACGGTGATGCGGCGGGTGCCCTTCCCCCCGTACAGCGCCTTGCTGCCGTCGGAGGGCTTGTTCCGGGCAGCCGAAAGCTGCGTCATGGCAACGGCTCCTTCATCATCTCGAGGCGCCCTGACGGCGTCCCCGGACCGTCTCCATGGTGGCACCTCGCGCCGAAGGGGACCAGAGGACCCCGGTGTGATCCCCGCGGTGGTGGTCACCCGGCGGGGGAAGACCGCGGCGTGCAAGGCCTCGGTAAAGAATTCAAATACGATACGGTTCCGTATTGGAACGACCGTAGGGTTGACCACATGACTACGTCCGTCCCCGCCTCCCGGATACCGGAGGCCGTCCACCGGCGACGCTGGGCGATCCTCGGCGTGCTGATGCTGAGCCTGCTGATCGTCGTCCTGGACAACTCGATCCTGAACGTCGCCATCAAGACCATCGCCACCCCGGCGCCCACCGGCCTCGGTGCCACGCAGAGCCAGATCGAGTGGGCGATCAACTCCTACACCCTCGTCTTCGCCGGCCTGCTGTTCACCGCCGGCCTGGTCGGCGACCGCCTCGGCCGCAAGAAGGTGCTGCTCGGCGGCCTCGTCGTGTTCGGCATCGGCTCGGCCCTGGCCGCCGAGTCCGGCTCCCCGGGGCAGCTGATCACCTACCGCGCCGTGATGGCCCTCGGCGCCGCCTTCGTGATGCCCGCCACCCTCGCCGTGCTGATGAACGTCTTCGAGCGCGAGGAACAGCCCAAGGCCATCGGCATCTGGGCCGGCGGCGTCGGCCTCGCCATCGCCATCGGTCCGATCACCGGCGGCGCGCTCCTCGACCACTTCTGGTGGGGCTCCGTCTTCCTCGTCAACGTGCCCATCGTGATCGTCGCCCTGGCCCTGATGCTCTGGCTGGTGCCCGACTCGCGCGACCCGCACCCCGGCCGCCTCGACCCCATCGGCGTGGTCCTGTCCGTCGTCGGCCTGGTCCTGCTCGTCTACGGCATCATCAAGGGCGGTGAGCTGGCCGACTTCACCGACGTCAAGGTGCTGGTGCCCGTCGTCGCCGGACTGGCCGTCCTGGTCGCCTTCGTCGCCTTCGAGGCGCGCACCGACCACCCGTCCCTGGACGTCACCTACTTCAGGAACAAGGCCTTCTCGGCCGCCATGAGCGCCATCGCGCTGGTCTTCTTCGCGCTGATGGGCGTCACGTTCTTCGGTGTCTTCTACACCCAGAGCGTGCGCGGCTACTCGCCGCTGGAGTCCGGCGTGCTGATGCTGCCGCTGGCCGCCGCCCAGATGATCTTCGCCCCGCGGGCCCGGCTGGTGGTCCAGCGGTTCGGCAACAAGGCCACGACCACCACGGGCCTGGTGCTGATCGCGGCGATGCTGGCCGCCTTCGCCACCTTCGAGGCCGACACGCCGATCTGGTTGCTGGAGGTCGTCTTCTTCCTCATGGGCACCGGCATGGCGCACATCATGACGCCGACCTCCGTCGTCATCATGCAGGCCCTGCCGCGCGAGAAGGCCGGCTCCGCCTCCGCGCTCAGCAACACCTTCCGCCAGGTCGGCGGCGCCCTCGGCATCGCCGTCCTCGGCTCGGTGCTCGCGACGGCCTACCGCAACGGCATCGAGGGCAAGCTCGGCCCGGTGCCGCCGGCCCTGCGCGACACGGCCGGCGAGTCCATCGAGGCCACCCTCGGCATCGCCGGGAAGCTCGGCCCGCAGGGCAGGGCCCTGATCGGCCCGGCCAACGACGCCTTCCTGCACGCCATGCACGTCACCGCCCTGTGCGGTACGGGCGTCGCGCTCATCGGCGCCGTGGTGGTGGCCCTGTTCCTGCCGGGCAGGCCGCCGGCCGGCCCGCGGGACGAACGGAGGACGGAACTGGT
This is a stretch of genomic DNA from Streptomyces sp. TG1A-8. It encodes these proteins:
- a CDS encoding MFS transporter; this translates as MTTSVPASRIPEAVHRRRWAILGVLMLSLLIVVLDNSILNVAIKTIATPAPTGLGATQSQIEWAINSYTLVFAGLLFTAGLVGDRLGRKKVLLGGLVVFGIGSALAAESGSPGQLITYRAVMALGAAFVMPATLAVLMNVFEREEQPKAIGIWAGGVGLAIAIGPITGGALLDHFWWGSVFLVNVPIVIVALALMLWLVPDSRDPHPGRLDPIGVVLSVVGLVLLVYGIIKGGELADFTDVKVLVPVVAGLAVLVAFVAFEARTDHPSLDVTYFRNKAFSAAMSAIALVFFALMGVTFFGVFYTQSVRGYSPLESGVLMLPLAAAQMIFAPRARLVVQRFGNKATTTTGLVLIAAMLAAFATFEADTPIWLLEVVFFLMGTGMAHIMTPTSVVIMQALPREKAGSASALSNTFRQVGGALGIAVLGSVLATAYRNGIEGKLGPVPPALRDTAGESIEATLGIAGKLGPQGRALIGPANDAFLHAMHVTALCGTGVALIGAVVVALFLPGRPPAGPRDERRTELVTTAD